A region from the Canis aureus isolate CA01 chromosome 8, VMU_Caureus_v.1.0, whole genome shotgun sequence genome encodes:
- the PVRIG gene encoding LOW QUALITY PROTEIN: transmembrane protein PVRIG (The sequence of the model RefSeq protein was modified relative to this genomic sequence to represent the inferred CDS: deleted 1 base in 1 codon), protein MRPETQVLSPARHLPELGPEGSHGQPRALVLLLALLTLCITAGTPEVWVQVQMEAAKSPSFTVRCGFLGSGSVSLVTVSSGGPDGAGGTRLAVLHPEFGIQQWSPTRQAHWETKTSISLTLEGGSEGRSPSPNTTFCCKFVSFPEGSQEACGNPFLNTNQGLPAPTPAPILRADLAGILGVSGVLLFGCVYLLHLLRRQRHWSVTKVQPPLTGPQTQTPARVTGQASLVSLQVPHATVSTNNCYCPATVDMALRPPPLSQWAALPAHTAYPRQPPAHWAPLPASARNSFISMENGLYAQAGEWPFQASPNLVPFPKSGHGAMEGHLGVQ, encoded by the exons ATGAGACCGGAAACACAGGTGCTGTCCCCAGCACGACATCTCCCAGAGCTGGGGCCAGAGGGAAGCCATGGACAG CCCCGGGCCCTGGTCCTGCTCTTGGCGCTGCTGACGCTCTGCATCACTGCTG GGACCCCTGAAGTATGGGTTCAAGTTCAGATGGAGGCCGCCAAGTCCCCGTCCTTCACTGTCCGCTGTGGATTCCTGGGATCTGGCTCTGTCTCCCTGGTGACTGTGAGCTCGGGGGGGCCCGATGGTGCCGGAGGGACTAGGCTGGCTGTTTTACACCCAGAATTTGGCATCCAGCAGTGGTCCCCTACCCGCCAGGCCCACTGGGAAACCAAAACCAGCATCTCCCTCACCCTGGAAGGAGGGTCTGAGGGGAGAAGCCCCAGTCCCAACACCACCTTCTGCTGCAAGTTTGTTTCCTTCCCCGAGGGCTCCCAGGAGGCCTGTGGGAACCCCTTCCTCAACACGAACCAAG ggctccctgcccctaCCCCAGCTCCCATACTGCGGGCTGACCTGGCCGGGATCCTGGGGGTGTCAGGGGTCCTCCTCTTTGGCTGTGTCTACCTCCTCCACCTTCTGCGTCGCCAGAGACACTG GTCTGTCACGAAGGTTCAGCCACCCCTCACCGGCCCCCAGACACAGACTCCAGCAAGG GTGACTGGCCAAGCCTCCCTGGTCTCTCTCCAGGTCCCCCACGCCACCGTCAGCACCAACAACTGCTACTGCCCGGCAACCGTGGACATGGCCCTCCGGCCCCCACCACTGTCCCAGTGGGCAGCGCTGCCCGCCCACACAGCATACCCACGCCAGCCACCTGCCCACTGGGCCCCCCTGCCAGCCTCTGCTCGCAACAGTTTCATCTCCATGGAGAATGGACTTTATGCTCAGGCGGGAGAGTGGCCTTTCCAAGCCAGCCCCAATCTTGTCCCTTTCCCCAAGTCTGGGCATGGAGCCATGGAGGGCCATTTAGGAGTCCAATGA